One Hemitrygon akajei chromosome 21, sHemAka1.3, whole genome shotgun sequence genomic region harbors:
- the LOC140714505 gene encoding uncharacterized protein has product MGNLMHGYQSLTSWSQSPVIGTETHHLANPVTQSLPHNSPPSGISSHPVTTTQLPTVSQIRPPIHSPLSVKSGHPVSPDLLANQVNRSLPHNFPPSGKLAQPVTTTQLPPSGKSAHPVTATQLPTVWQIKVTQSLPTVWQIRSLSHYPHNSPTIWQIRSPSHYSHNFPHRLANQVTQSLPTVWQIRSPSHSPHNSPNPWQIRSPSHYLTTPPIPGKSGHPVTAHTTPPIPGKSGHPVTTSQLPTVWQIRSPSHYPPSGKSDHPITLHTTPHRLANQISHSLPTVCQIRSPSHYPHNSPNPWQIRSPSNCPHNSPNPWQIRSPSQSQPSSKSGHPVTTSQLPTVWQIGSTGHYYTTSHRLANRLNQSFPTIWQIRSHSHSHTTPHRLAYQVTQSLPHNSPPSCKSDLPFTPHRLANQVTQSVPTV; this is encoded by the exons ATGGGGAACTTGATGCATGGGTATCAGTCCTTAACAAGTTGGAGTCAGAGCCCAGTG ATTGGAACAGAAACCCACCATCTGGCAAATCCG GTCACCCAGTCACTCCCACACAACTCCCCACCGTCTGGCATATCAAGTCACCCAGTCACTACCACACAACTCCCCACCGTCTCGCAAATCAGACCTCCCATTCACTCCCCACTTTCTGTCAAATCAGGTCACCCAGTCAGTCCCGACCTTCTAGCAAATCAGGTCAACCGGTCACTACCTCACAACTTCCCACCGTCTGGCAAATTGGCTCAACCGGTCACTActacacaacttccaccatctggcAAATCGGCTCACCCAGTCACTGCCACACAACTCCCCACCGTCTGGCAAATCAAG GTCACCCAGTCACTCCCCACCGTGTGGCAAATCAGGTCACTCAGTCACTACCCACACAACTCCCCCACCATCTGGCAAATCAGGTCACCCAGTCACTACTCACACAACTTCCCCCACCGTCTGGCAAATCAGGTCACCCAGTCACTACCCACCGTCTGGCAAATCAGATCACCCAGTCACTCTCCACACAACTCCCCCAATCCCTGGCAAATCAGGTCACCCAGTCACTACCTCACAACTCCCCCAATCCCTGGCAAATCAGGTCACCCAGTCACTGCCCACACAACTCCCCCAATCCCTGGCAAATCAGGTCACCCGGTCACTACCTCACAACTTCCCACCGTCTGGCAAATCAGGTCACCCAGTCACTACCCACCGTCTGGCAAATCAGATCACCCAATCACTCTCCACACAACTCCCCACCGTCTTGCAAATCAGATCTCCCATTCACTCCCCACTGTCTGTCAAATCAGGTCACCCAGTCACTACCCACACAACTCCCCCAATCCCTGGCAAATCAGGTCACCCAGTAACTGCCCACACAACTCCCCCAATCCCTGGCAAATCAGGTCACCCAGTCAGTCCCAACCGTCTAGCAAATCAGGTCACCCGGTCACTACCTCACAACTTCCCACCGTCTGGCAAATTGGCTCAACCGGTCACTACTACACAACTTCCCACCGTCTGGCAAATCGGCTAAACCAGTCATTCCCAACGATCTGGCAAATCAGGTCACACAGTCACTCCCACACAACTCCCCACCGTCTGGCATATCAAGTCACCCAGTCACTACCACACAACTCCCCACCATCTTGCAAATCAGATCTCCCATTCACTCCCCACCGTCTGGCAAATCAGGTCACCCAGTCAGTCCCGACCGTCTAG